From Bombus vancouverensis nearcticus chromosome 15, iyBomVanc1_principal, whole genome shotgun sequence, the proteins below share one genomic window:
- the LOC117164520 gene encoding large neutral amino acids transporter small subunit 1 isoform X1, with translation MSKSGSIKDDEKGPYDPVPIADKANDEIKLEAKMSLLNGITVIVGSIIGSGIFVSPTGVLKYTGSVNASLLVWTASGIFSTVGAYCYAELGCMIRKSGADYAYIMETFGPFLAFIRLWVECMIVRPCSQAIVALTFSVYVLKPVFPDCAPPDDATRILAACCICILAFINCWDVKWATRVQDIFTYAKLLALFIIIFAGAYQLFTGHTQYFTFDNTNTEVTSIALSFYSGLFAYNGWNYLNFIIEELKDPVKNLPKAIAISCVLVTTVYVFANMAFYTTLSPVEVLGSEAVAVTFANRLFGMFAWMIPVFVALSTFGAVNGILLTSSRLFYAGACEGQMPEILTMIQISRLTPTPAVLCMTMLSMLYLCSSDIFALINYVGFATWLSIGVSVLCLPWLRWTQPKLLRPIKVNLFFPIIYILATLFVTIVPMYASPVETGYGCLMILSSIPVYFVFVAWKSKPKFFQNGVGAVTKTLQKMMVVVGPKTKVQRRKDTL, from the exons ATGTCGAAGTCGGGAAGCATCAAGGATGACGAGAAGGGGCCGTATGACCCGGTTCCAATCGCCGACAAAGCCAACGACGAGATCAAACTAGAGGCGAAGATGTCCCTATTGAATGGAATTACCGTGATCGTTGGCTCCATTATTGGTTCTGGCATATTCGTTAGCCCGACCGGCGTTCTCAAGTATACAGGAAGCGTGAACGCGAGTCTTCTGGTATGGACAGCTTCTGGTATCTTCTCCACG GTAGGTGCGTACTGTTACGCGGAACTAGGTTGCATGATCAGGAAGTCGGGTGCCGATTACGCGTATATCATGGAGACCTTCGGACCCTTTCTGGCGTTCATCAGGCTCTGGGTTGAGTGCATGATAGTCCGACCTTGCAGCCAGGCCATCGTTGCCTTGACTTTTAGCGTTTACGTGTTGAAGCCAGTGTTTCCGGATTGTGCACCGCCGGACGATGCCACGAGGATATTGGCAGCGTGCTGCATCT GCATCTTGGCGTTCATTAACTGCTGGGACGTAAAATGGGCGACGAGGGTGCAAGACATTTTCACATACGCAAAATTACTCGCTCTTTTCATCATCATCTTCGCAGGAGCTTATCAACTCTTCACTG GACACACGCAGTATTTCACGTTCGACAATACAAACACAGAAGTGACGTCGATAGCACTCAGCTTTTATTCGGGACTGTTCGCTTACAACGGCTGGAACTACTTGAATTTCATCATCGAGGAACTGAAGGACCCTGTCAA GAATTTGCCAAAGGCTATTGCTATCTCGTGCGTCCTTGTTACAACAGTCTACGTTTTCGCAAACATGGCATTTTACACAACGCTGAGTCCAGTGGAAGTTCTCGGCAGTGAGGCTGTAGCAGTC acGTTTGCGAATCGTTTGTTCGGCATGTTCGCTTGGATGATACCAGTATTCGTCGCCCTTTCCACATTCGGCGCTGTAAATGGAATTCTTCTGACATCCTCCAGACTCTTCTACGCTGGTGCCTGTGAGGGTCAAATGCCTGAAATATTAACGATGATCCAAATTTCGAGGCTCACCCCTACGCCAGCTGTCCTTTGCATG ACCATGTTGTCCATGTTGTATCTCTGCTCTTCCGACATCTTCGCCCTCATCAATTACGTTGGTTTTGCTACTTGG TTGAGCATAGGAGTTTCTGTCCTCTGTCTACCATGGCTCAGATGGACACAACCAAAGCTGCTGAGGCCCATCAAAGTGAACCTCTTCTTCCCCATAATCTATATTCTTGCCACGCTCTTTGTAACTATTGTGCCCATGTATGCCAGTCCTGTGGAAACAG GATATGGTTGCCTGATGATCCTCTCATCCATACCCGTATATTTTGTGTTTGTCGCGTGGAAAAGCAAGCCCAAGTTTTTCCAGAATGGAGTCG GCGCCGTTACCAAAACATTGCAGAAGATGATGGTAGTCGTCGGACCAAAGACTAAGGTTCAAAGAAGAAAAGATACACTCTGA
- the LOC117164520 gene encoding large neutral amino acids transporter small subunit 1 isoform X2, whose amino-acid sequence MSKSGSIKDDEKGPYDPVPIADKANDEIKLEAKMSLLNGITVIVGSIIGSGIFVSPTGVLKYTGSVNASLLVWTASGIFSTVGAYCYAELGCMIRKSGADYAYIMETFGPFLAFIRLWVECMIVRPCSQAIVALTFSVYVLKPVFPDCAPPDDATRILAACCICILAFINCWDVKWATRVQDIFTYAKLLALFIIIFAGAYQLFTGHTQYFTFDNTNTEVTSIALSFYSGLFAYNGWNYLNFIIEELKDPVKNLPKAIAISCVLVTTVYVFANMAFYTTLSPVEVLGSEAVAVTFANRLFGMFAWMIPVFVALSTFGAVNGILLTSSRLFYAGACEGQMPEILTMIQISRLTPTPAVLCMTMLSMLYLCSSDIFALINYVGFATWLSIGVSVLCLPWLRWTQPKLLRPIKVNLFFPIIYILATLFVTIVPMYASPVETGYGCLMILSSIPVYFVFVAWKSKPKFFQNGVVSVTKFLQKIMLVVGKSKPAQV is encoded by the exons ATGTCGAAGTCGGGAAGCATCAAGGATGACGAGAAGGGGCCGTATGACCCGGTTCCAATCGCCGACAAAGCCAACGACGAGATCAAACTAGAGGCGAAGATGTCCCTATTGAATGGAATTACCGTGATCGTTGGCTCCATTATTGGTTCTGGCATATTCGTTAGCCCGACCGGCGTTCTCAAGTATACAGGAAGCGTGAACGCGAGTCTTCTGGTATGGACAGCTTCTGGTATCTTCTCCACG GTAGGTGCGTACTGTTACGCGGAACTAGGTTGCATGATCAGGAAGTCGGGTGCCGATTACGCGTATATCATGGAGACCTTCGGACCCTTTCTGGCGTTCATCAGGCTCTGGGTTGAGTGCATGATAGTCCGACCTTGCAGCCAGGCCATCGTTGCCTTGACTTTTAGCGTTTACGTGTTGAAGCCAGTGTTTCCGGATTGTGCACCGCCGGACGATGCCACGAGGATATTGGCAGCGTGCTGCATCT GCATCTTGGCGTTCATTAACTGCTGGGACGTAAAATGGGCGACGAGGGTGCAAGACATTTTCACATACGCAAAATTACTCGCTCTTTTCATCATCATCTTCGCAGGAGCTTATCAACTCTTCACTG GACACACGCAGTATTTCACGTTCGACAATACAAACACAGAAGTGACGTCGATAGCACTCAGCTTTTATTCGGGACTGTTCGCTTACAACGGCTGGAACTACTTGAATTTCATCATCGAGGAACTGAAGGACCCTGTCAA GAATTTGCCAAAGGCTATTGCTATCTCGTGCGTCCTTGTTACAACAGTCTACGTTTTCGCAAACATGGCATTTTACACAACGCTGAGTCCAGTGGAAGTTCTCGGCAGTGAGGCTGTAGCAGTC acGTTTGCGAATCGTTTGTTCGGCATGTTCGCTTGGATGATACCAGTATTCGTCGCCCTTTCCACATTCGGCGCTGTAAATGGAATTCTTCTGACATCCTCCAGACTCTTCTACGCTGGTGCCTGTGAGGGTCAAATGCCTGAAATATTAACGATGATCCAAATTTCGAGGCTCACCCCTACGCCAGCTGTCCTTTGCATG ACCATGTTGTCCATGTTGTATCTCTGCTCTTCCGACATCTTCGCCCTCATCAATTACGTTGGTTTTGCTACTTGG TTGAGCATAGGAGTTTCTGTCCTCTGTCTACCATGGCTCAGATGGACACAACCAAAGCTGCTGAGGCCCATCAAAGTGAACCTCTTCTTCCCCATAATCTATATTCTTGCCACGCTCTTTGTAACTATTGTGCCCATGTATGCCAGTCCTGTGGAAACAG GATATGGTTGCCTGATGATCCTCTCATCCATACCCGTATATTTTGTGTTTGTCGCGTGGAAAAGCAAGCCCAAGTTTTTCCAGAATGGAGTCG
- the LOC117164520 gene encoding large neutral amino acids transporter small subunit 1 isoform X3 — MSKSGSIKDDEKGPYDPVPIADKANDEIKLEAKMSLLNGITVIVGSIIGSGIFVSPTGVLKYTGSVNASLLVWTASGIFSTVGAYCYAELGCMIRKSGADYAYIMETFGPFLAFIRLWVECMIVRPCSQAIVALTFSVYVLKPVFPDCAPPDDATRILAACCICILAFINCWDVKWATRVQDIFTYAKLLALFIIIFAGAYQLFTGHTQYFTFDNTNTEVTSIALSFYSGLFAYNGWNYLNFIIEELKDPVKNLPKAIAISCVLVTTVYVFANMAFYTTLSPVEVLGSEAVAVTFANRLFGMFAWMIPVFVALSTFGAVNGILLTSSRLFYAGACEGQMPEILTMIQISRLTPTPAVLCMTMLSMLYLCSSDIFALINYVGFATWLSIGVSVLCLPWLRWTQPKLLRPIKVNLFFPIIYILATLFVTIVPMYASPVETGYGCLMILSSIPVYFVFVAWKSKPKFFQNGVGAVTKTLQKMMVVVGPKTK, encoded by the exons ATGTCGAAGTCGGGAAGCATCAAGGATGACGAGAAGGGGCCGTATGACCCGGTTCCAATCGCCGACAAAGCCAACGACGAGATCAAACTAGAGGCGAAGATGTCCCTATTGAATGGAATTACCGTGATCGTTGGCTCCATTATTGGTTCTGGCATATTCGTTAGCCCGACCGGCGTTCTCAAGTATACAGGAAGCGTGAACGCGAGTCTTCTGGTATGGACAGCTTCTGGTATCTTCTCCACG GTAGGTGCGTACTGTTACGCGGAACTAGGTTGCATGATCAGGAAGTCGGGTGCCGATTACGCGTATATCATGGAGACCTTCGGACCCTTTCTGGCGTTCATCAGGCTCTGGGTTGAGTGCATGATAGTCCGACCTTGCAGCCAGGCCATCGTTGCCTTGACTTTTAGCGTTTACGTGTTGAAGCCAGTGTTTCCGGATTGTGCACCGCCGGACGATGCCACGAGGATATTGGCAGCGTGCTGCATCT GCATCTTGGCGTTCATTAACTGCTGGGACGTAAAATGGGCGACGAGGGTGCAAGACATTTTCACATACGCAAAATTACTCGCTCTTTTCATCATCATCTTCGCAGGAGCTTATCAACTCTTCACTG GACACACGCAGTATTTCACGTTCGACAATACAAACACAGAAGTGACGTCGATAGCACTCAGCTTTTATTCGGGACTGTTCGCTTACAACGGCTGGAACTACTTGAATTTCATCATCGAGGAACTGAAGGACCCTGTCAA GAATTTGCCAAAGGCTATTGCTATCTCGTGCGTCCTTGTTACAACAGTCTACGTTTTCGCAAACATGGCATTTTACACAACGCTGAGTCCAGTGGAAGTTCTCGGCAGTGAGGCTGTAGCAGTC acGTTTGCGAATCGTTTGTTCGGCATGTTCGCTTGGATGATACCAGTATTCGTCGCCCTTTCCACATTCGGCGCTGTAAATGGAATTCTTCTGACATCCTCCAGACTCTTCTACGCTGGTGCCTGTGAGGGTCAAATGCCTGAAATATTAACGATGATCCAAATTTCGAGGCTCACCCCTACGCCAGCTGTCCTTTGCATG ACCATGTTGTCCATGTTGTATCTCTGCTCTTCCGACATCTTCGCCCTCATCAATTACGTTGGTTTTGCTACTTGG TTGAGCATAGGAGTTTCTGTCCTCTGTCTACCATGGCTCAGATGGACACAACCAAAGCTGCTGAGGCCCATCAAAGTGAACCTCTTCTTCCCCATAATCTATATTCTTGCCACGCTCTTTGTAACTATTGTGCCCATGTATGCCAGTCCTGTGGAAACAG GATATGGTTGCCTGATGATCCTCTCATCCATACCCGTATATTTTGTGTTTGTCGCGTGGAAAAGCAAGCCCAAGTTTTTCCAGAATGGAGTCG GCGCCGTTACCAAAACATTGCAGAAGATGATGGTAGTCGTCGGACCAAAGACTAAG